A single Anatilimnocola floriformis DNA region contains:
- a CDS encoding circadian clock KaiB family protein: MEQYKFTLYVAGGAGLAARALANFDRFIRQRIPGGCELTIVDIVKEPRRAREQRIVATPMLVRESPSPVLKILGDLSEEQKVISQLGLLNLDGQADGQADGRSPIG; this comes from the coding sequence ATGGAGCAATACAAATTCACACTCTATGTCGCCGGCGGCGCCGGCCTTGCCGCGCGTGCGCTGGCCAATTTCGATCGCTTCATTCGCCAACGGATTCCCGGCGGATGCGAGTTAACCATCGTGGACATCGTGAAAGAACCGCGGCGCGCTCGCGAACAGCGCATCGTGGCCACTCCCATGCTCGTCCGCGAGAGTCCATCACCGGTTCTGAAAATCCTCGGTGACTTGTCCGAAGAGCAGAAGGTTATTTCTCAACTGGGACTCTTGAACCTCGACGGCCAGGCGGATGGTCAAGCCGACGGCCGATCGCCCATCGGATAG
- a CDS encoding ATP-binding protein, producing the protein MNQENSTFAAHAHRLAGSDDVSAKHCFEAIIADADEGVLVLYPSGVIGYSNPAAEFLLGHGHRELVGEMFGSPLKPGEFPTSINVISRDNQLRLVELRIEPLATEPAGTLVLRLRDITTHERHLSEARDEVRRRDEFLAMLSHELRNPLAAIQNAAQLLTFDDLTTSARRDAGSVLERQFKHLTRILDDLLDISRITRGKLVLLQQRVDLVQVLRDAVEAILPTVSKRDHVLEIDIPRHDLWVWGDATRLEQTFVNLLTNAAKFTANAGELKLQAVAQRDKIEVRVQDNGPGIPAELMSTIFEPFVQMEQTLDRSEGGMGIGLMLARTFVELHQGTIEVRANEGSTGVTFIVTLPLLPNDRQEPADHGADKAEEDPLSIALVEDSEDGRRMLALLLKSEGHRVLEAATGSAGLDLILREQPQIAFIDIGLPEMNGYEVARQIQKLCGSDKCRLIAITGYGTESDAQTARDAGFYGHLVKPVEFPRLRELLGKFQQEMHAQRATDESTTQS; encoded by the coding sequence ATGAACCAAGAGAACAGTACGTTTGCTGCGCATGCTCACCGGCTCGCAGGCAGTGACGACGTTTCGGCAAAGCACTGCTTTGAGGCAATCATCGCCGACGCAGATGAAGGTGTGCTAGTTTTGTACCCGAGTGGCGTCATTGGCTATTCCAATCCCGCGGCTGAATTTCTCCTGGGGCATGGTCACCGAGAACTCGTGGGCGAGATGTTTGGCTCGCCGCTCAAGCCAGGCGAGTTTCCGACGTCGATCAACGTCATCTCGCGCGACAACCAGTTACGGCTCGTAGAGCTCCGCATCGAGCCGCTGGCAACCGAGCCCGCCGGCACACTGGTGCTGCGGCTGCGCGATATTACCACTCACGAGCGTCATCTTTCCGAAGCACGAGATGAAGTGCGGCGGCGCGATGAGTTCCTGGCGATGTTGTCGCACGAGCTGCGCAATCCGCTGGCCGCCATTCAGAACGCGGCTCAGCTATTGACCTTCGATGATCTGACAACTTCGGCTCGCCGCGATGCGGGATCGGTGTTGGAACGGCAGTTCAAACACCTGACTCGTATTCTCGACGATCTCCTCGACATCTCGCGCATTACGCGCGGCAAACTCGTCCTGCTCCAACAGCGAGTTGATCTGGTGCAAGTCTTGCGCGACGCCGTCGAAGCGATTCTGCCGACGGTGTCGAAACGCGACCATGTCTTGGAAATCGATATTCCGCGGCATGATCTCTGGGTCTGGGGCGATGCAACTCGCTTGGAACAAACGTTTGTCAATTTGCTCACCAACGCAGCAAAGTTCACTGCCAATGCCGGCGAACTGAAACTCCAAGCCGTCGCTCAGCGCGACAAAATCGAAGTTCGCGTTCAAGACAACGGCCCCGGAATTCCAGCCGAGCTGATGTCGACGATTTTCGAGCCGTTTGTGCAAATGGAACAGACGCTCGATCGCAGCGAAGGAGGTATGGGGATCGGCTTGATGCTCGCGCGCACCTTTGTCGAGTTGCACCAAGGCACTATTGAAGTGCGCGCGAATGAAGGTTCCACCGGCGTGACCTTTATCGTGACATTGCCATTACTGCCGAACGATCGTCAGGAACCGGCCGATCATGGAGCTGACAAGGCGGAAGAAGATCCCCTGAGCATCGCCTTGGTCGAAGACAGCGAAGATGGTCGCCGAATGTTGGCCCTGTTGCTCAAATCGGAAGGGCATCGAGTGTTGGAAGCGGCCACGGGCAGCGCGGGGCTCGACTTGATCCTGCGTGAACAACCGCAGATTGCCTTCATCGATATCGGCTTGCCGGAAATGAATGGCTATGAAGTCGCTCGGCAAATTCAAAAGCTGTGCGGCAGCGACAAGTGCCGCCTGATCGCGATTACTGGCTACGGCACCGAAAGCGACGCGCAAACGGCACGCGACGCTGGTTTTTACGGACATCTGGTTAAGCCCGTCGAGTTTCCGCGGTTGCGCGAGCTCCTCGGCAAGTTCCAGCAAGAAATGCATGCGCAGCGCGCGACGGATGAGTCCACGACACAGTCGTAG
- a CDS encoding Flp family type IVb pilin yields the protein MKNLALKVQRFLVSEDGPTAVEYAVMLALIVIVCLTAIQAIGTNANVTFNSVASKLGSTGGS from the coding sequence ATGAAGAATCTCGCTCTGAAAGTGCAACGTTTTCTCGTCTCTGAAGATGGCCCGACCGCGGTGGAATACGCCGTGATGCTGGCTTTGATCGTGATCGTCTGCTTGACCGCCATTCAGGCGATCGGCACGAACGCGAACGTGACCTTTAACTCGGTCGCTTCGAAGCTCGGCTCGACTGGCGGTTCGTAA
- a CDS encoding Flp family type IVb pilin — protein MKFFVSESLSTKLVRFLKSEDGPTAVEYAVMLALIVVVCLTAIQAIGTNANVTFNSIASQLGSTGGS, from the coding sequence ATGAAGTTCTTTGTCTCGGAATCTCTGTCGACCAAACTCGTTCGTTTTTTGAAGTCTGAAGACGGCCCGACCGCGGTGGAATACGCCGTGATGCTCGCGCTGATCGTCGTGGTCTGTCTGACCGCGATCCAGGCCATCGGCACAAACGCCAACGTGACGTTCAACTCGATCGCGTCTCAGCTCGGCTCGACGGGCGGGTCGTAA
- a CDS encoding Flp family type IVb pilin — MKLFNQVKTFLKSEDGPTAVEYAVMLALIVIVCLTAIQAIGTNANVTFNSVASKLGTTGGS, encoded by the coding sequence ATGAAGTTGTTCAATCAAGTGAAGACGTTTTTGAAGTCTGAAGATGGCCCGACCGCGGTGGAATACGCCGTGATGTTGGCCCTCATCGTCATCGTCTGCCTCACGGCCATTCAAGCCATCGGTACGAACGCCAACGTGACGTTCAACTCGGTTGCTTCGAAGCTCGGCACGACCGGCGGTTCGTAA
- a CDS encoding Flp family type IVb pilin, producing the protein MKMFRKIHSFLQAEDGPTAVEYAVMLALIVIVCLTAIQAIGTNANATFNSVKGKLGAGS; encoded by the coding sequence ATGAAGATGTTCCGGAAGATTCATTCGTTTTTGCAGGCTGAAGACGGCCCGACGGCCGTCGAATATGCCGTGATGTTGGCGCTGATCGTGATCGTCTGTCTGACGGCCATTCAAGCGATCGGCACCAATGCCAACGCGACCTTTAACTCGGTCAAGGGCAAGCTCGGCGCTGGATCTTAA
- a CDS encoding A24 family peptidase — MLDTISALGDVIAMHWEIWLVTVVMILAAVIDGFELKVPNWVTFPFIASGWIYSVAAFGWEGLYWSLAGTAIGLLLLLPAYAIGGMGAGDVKLLAGLGAWVYGTHTLYAFAFTAVIGAVLAVCMVLAKNAWKKHQDQFWMILNEITVVKNPEQLAAIAAKRKPSMLLLPYGIPMAIGTIVYFLWAGLLI, encoded by the coding sequence ATGCTCGATACAATTTCGGCGCTGGGTGACGTCATCGCCATGCACTGGGAAATTTGGCTGGTCACGGTGGTCATGATTCTGGCCGCGGTGATCGACGGCTTTGAGCTGAAGGTGCCCAACTGGGTCACGTTCCCCTTCATCGCCAGCGGCTGGATCTACAGCGTCGCGGCCTTTGGCTGGGAAGGGCTGTATTGGAGCCTGGCCGGCACAGCGATCGGCCTGCTGCTCCTCCTGCCCGCTTACGCCATCGGCGGCATGGGTGCTGGCGACGTGAAGTTGCTGGCCGGCCTGGGCGCCTGGGTTTACGGCACGCACACGTTGTATGCCTTTGCTTTCACTGCTGTCATCGGAGCGGTGCTCGCGGTGTGCATGGTGCTGGCCAAGAACGCTTGGAAGAAACACCAGGATCAGTTCTGGATGATTCTCAATGAGATCACGGTGGTCAAAAACCCCGAGCAGCTAGCTGCGATTGCGGCCAAACGCAAGCCTTCGATGCTGCTGCTGCCCTACGGTATTCCGATGGCGATCGGCACGATCGTCTACTTCCTGTGGGCCGGCCTGCTGATCTAG
- a CDS encoding TadE/TadG family type IV pilus assembly protein: protein MLTAQTLSRWAARFVKPCGLFRKQRRGAAAVEFAVVAPVFFLLVFGMVEYGRMVMVQQIIVNSAREGCRAAVLDGSTTAGVKTTTINAMAAGNITITTSNVTVSPDPPSSAEFGDPVTVTVTVPFNQVSWLPSPMYLGGKSMTAATTMRRETVQ from the coding sequence ATGCTTACCGCGCAAACTTTGTCACGTTGGGCCGCTCGATTTGTTAAACCCTGCGGATTATTCCGAAAACAACGACGGGGGGCAGCGGCCGTAGAGTTCGCCGTCGTTGCGCCGGTTTTCTTTCTGCTCGTATTCGGCATGGTCGAATACGGCCGGATGGTGATGGTCCAGCAGATCATTGTCAATTCCGCACGGGAAGGATGCCGGGCAGCGGTGCTCGACGGATCGACGACCGCCGGGGTGAAGACCACGACCATCAACGCGATGGCCGCGGGCAACATCACGATCACCACGAGCAACGTAACGGTTAGTCCGGATCCGCCTAGCAGTGCTGAATTTGGCGATCCTGTCACAGTTACGGTAACGGTTCCTTTCAATCAAGTCAGCTGGCTGCCATCGCCAATGTATCTTGGAGGAAAGAGCATGACTGCAGCGACTACCATGCGTCGCGAAACTGTGCAGTAA
- the cpaB gene encoding Flp pilus assembly protein CpaB, which produces MKSLVLIFIALGCGLVASIGISQVMNGQAKAGAQIEMEPILVTLTDIDINAGFSANNVKLEPWPKMKMPEGAIRSLDEVKDKFARQRFIKGEPILADKITDSKHGVALQVPPGFRVFTVKVDEESVMRGIAPGDRIDISLYVKRSEEISEPGTYTIMQAVRVFSVGAKIDKEVDPKAAESQFRTISLLVTPEQVRHLAGAVQIGKLSFTLRNPNEPIDEDAPGVTSLPDILKGNAIASGEEQPAPTAPQPAPAPAAPAGSSLTDIFGKVIDGLKTMKPPAVEAQPNSGYKMHIYTNSEVKQYEWQDRNGMPQESTLFSTGSAGPSSSPAAAPAAGAGVNHRPGYLQERRAGWMTENAR; this is translated from the coding sequence ATGAAATCGCTAGTCTTGATTTTCATTGCCCTGGGCTGCGGCCTGGTTGCGTCGATTGGCATTAGCCAGGTGATGAACGGCCAGGCAAAAGCCGGCGCTCAGATCGAGATGGAACCCATCCTGGTCACGCTCACCGACATCGATATCAATGCCGGTTTCAGCGCGAACAACGTCAAGCTCGAGCCGTGGCCGAAGATGAAGATGCCCGAAGGGGCCATTCGCTCGCTGGACGAAGTCAAAGACAAATTCGCTCGCCAACGGTTCATCAAGGGTGAACCGATCCTGGCGGATAAGATCACCGACAGCAAGCACGGCGTGGCGCTGCAAGTGCCGCCGGGCTTCCGCGTCTTCACCGTCAAGGTGGATGAAGAAAGCGTGATGCGTGGCATCGCTCCAGGCGATCGCATCGACATCAGCCTGTATGTGAAACGGAGCGAGGAAATTTCCGAGCCCGGCACTTACACCATCATGCAAGCCGTGCGGGTGTTCTCGGTCGGCGCCAAGATCGACAAAGAAGTTGATCCCAAGGCCGCCGAGTCGCAGTTCCGCACCATCTCGCTGCTGGTCACTCCCGAACAAGTTCGCCACCTGGCCGGCGCCGTGCAGATCGGCAAGCTGAGCTTTACGCTTCGCAATCCGAACGAACCGATCGATGAAGATGCTCCGGGCGTGACCTCGCTGCCGGACATTCTCAAAGGTAATGCGATCGCCTCGGGTGAAGAACAACCTGCACCAACTGCTCCGCAGCCCGCTCCGGCACCGGCCGCTCCTGCTGGTTCGAGCTTGACTGATATCTTCGGCAAGGTGATCGATGGCCTCAAGACCATGAAGCCGCCAGCTGTCGAAGCCCAGCCGAACAGCGGCTATAAGATGCACATCTACACGAACAGTGAAGTCAAACAGTACGAGTGGCAGGACCGTAATGGCATGCCGCAAGAAAGCACTTTGTTCTCGACCGGTTCGGCCGGTCCTAGTTCATCGCCTGCCGCCGCTCCCGCCGCGGGTGCAGGTGTGAACCATCGTCCTGGCTACTTGCAGGAACGACGCGCTGGTTGGATGACAGAAAACGCTCGCTAA
- a CDS encoding type II and III secretion system protein family protein, translating into MAKSWLRAVHALIAGAVLAAGAILVAPPSLHAQEPLAAPGVKFKVQGAAERLEMTVNTSRILEFEFDVPKMLVNNPDLVRVIPISPRSVQLSAVKAGVTQVNVWDDKGKVTSIDLVILGDVQELDLILKTEFPEANIRLRPLNSSLFVTGFVPKAEMVPQITRIAQDYFPQIVNNLTVGGVQKVLLHVKVMEVSRTKLRTLGFDWAELNGQSFISQGVSGLLNGVGVVNGGPSTVRFGIVDGNNQFYGFLEALRQNDLAKLVAEPTLTTLNGRPASFNVGGEVPILVPQSLGTVTIQYREFGTQVDFVPIVLGNGMVRLEVRPQITELDNSLSVTLNGTSIPGFRQRRADVGVEMRAGQTLAVAGLIYQRTESQSRGVPWLADLPYFGAPFRRNTERQNEVELVIMVTPEFAEAMEPNEVPACGPGQQTTSPTDTELYYKSYLEVPKKCDNCNTTGNIAPFYRDDLAPAGTQARRQAPVQQQPQYQQQPQQQQNYAPIIQSSQPAYGGGTPAKTVATGSGVRTALQSSAPQYSQPQQQQPAGNGNFSYYAGSSQQSTQPARPSQQARPTPPALIGPLGYDELK; encoded by the coding sequence ATGGCAAAGTCATGGCTCCGGGCAGTACATGCCCTTATTGCCGGCGCGGTATTGGCCGCGGGTGCGATCCTCGTAGCGCCCCCCTCCCTCCATGCACAAGAACCTCTCGCCGCTCCCGGCGTGAAGTTTAAGGTCCAAGGTGCCGCCGAGCGGCTCGAGATGACGGTGAATACCAGCCGTATTCTCGAGTTCGAATTCGACGTCCCCAAGATGCTGGTGAATAACCCGGACCTGGTCCGCGTGATTCCCATCTCACCGCGCAGCGTGCAGCTGTCGGCCGTTAAGGCTGGCGTGACGCAAGTCAACGTCTGGGACGACAAGGGGAAAGTTACGTCGATCGATCTCGTCATCCTCGGCGACGTGCAAGAACTCGATCTGATTCTTAAGACCGAGTTTCCCGAAGCGAACATCCGCCTCCGTCCGCTCAACAGCAGCCTGTTCGTCACCGGTTTCGTGCCGAAGGCCGAAATGGTGCCGCAGATCACGCGGATCGCGCAGGACTACTTCCCGCAGATCGTGAATAACCTGACCGTCGGCGGCGTGCAAAAAGTGCTGCTGCACGTCAAGGTGATGGAAGTTAGTCGCACCAAGCTCCGCACGCTCGGCTTCGACTGGGCCGAGCTCAACGGCCAATCGTTCATCTCGCAAGGCGTGAGCGGTTTGCTCAACGGCGTGGGCGTGGTGAACGGTGGTCCTTCGACGGTCCGCTTCGGCATCGTCGACGGCAACAACCAGTTCTACGGCTTCCTCGAAGCTCTACGCCAGAACGACCTGGCCAAGCTCGTCGCGGAACCGACCCTGACCACTTTGAACGGCCGGCCGGCGAGCTTCAACGTCGGTGGTGAAGTGCCGATTCTGGTACCGCAAAGCCTGGGTACCGTAACCATTCAATATCGCGAGTTCGGCACGCAAGTCGACTTCGTGCCGATCGTGCTGGGCAACGGCATGGTCCGCCTCGAGGTTCGGCCGCAAATCACCGAGCTCGATAACAGCTTGTCGGTGACGCTCAACGGCACAAGCATCCCTGGCTTCCGCCAACGCCGCGCCGATGTGGGCGTCGAAATGCGGGCCGGTCAAACACTGGCGGTCGCTGGTTTGATTTATCAACGAACCGAATCGCAAAGTCGTGGTGTTCCATGGTTGGCCGATCTGCCGTACTTCGGTGCTCCTTTCCGTCGCAATACGGAACGTCAGAACGAAGTCGAACTCGTGATCATGGTCACGCCTGAATTCGCCGAAGCCATGGAACCCAACGAAGTGCCGGCTTGCGGCCCTGGTCAGCAGACCACCAGCCCGACCGACACCGAGCTGTACTACAAGAGTTACCTGGAAGTTCCTAAGAAGTGCGACAACTGCAATACGACCGGCAACATCGCTCCGTTCTATCGTGACGATCTGGCTCCGGCTGGCACACAAGCTCGCCGCCAAGCCCCAGTTCAACAGCAGCCGCAATATCAACAACAACCGCAGCAGCAGCAGAATTACGCTCCGATTATCCAATCGTCACAACCGGCCTATGGCGGCGGCACGCCAGCCAAGACGGTGGCGACTGGCTCGGGTGTTCGCACTGCTCTGCAAAGCTCGGCTCCGCAATACTCGCAGCCGCAGCAACAACAGCCCGCTGGCAATGGCAACTTCTCGTACTATGCCGGCAGCTCGCAACAATCGACTCAACCTGCCCGTCCGTCACAACAGGCTCGTCCCACACCTCCGGCCCTTATCGGACCGCTCGGTTATGACGAACTGAAGTAA
- a CDS encoding response regulator — translation MSNVLRIAIVDPSDSSRTALKNMLLGLDIVWLEAECSRYEFFADVVSQTKPDIGIVCIDSNPEKGLKLVETLRDTSSECAILVVSASNDGQVILRAVRAGAKEFLTAPVGVEDLVGAVDRISVQKFGGGSGGTRSCQVIAVAGATGGVGTTSAAVNLACVLAAEPRNQVVLVDLDMALGDADVFLDAIPDYTLVDVAQNISRLDFSLLKRSLTKHASGLYLLPRPVQLQDSSHVTPDDLTRVLGLLKATFTHLIIDLSKSYSELDFVALKSAKDILLITQLDLPCLRNVVRLMMSFGETDGLKDKVKIVVNRVGLGSGEISLKKAQETMGREIFWQLPNDYRTMVEVRNNGVPLIEQAPKAAITQAFITLADALSKSDEKAKEPDAAAAGAGAKKAGSWLGFLKGK, via the coding sequence ATGAGCAACGTGCTCCGCATCGCGATTGTCGATCCCAGCGATTCTTCGCGCACCGCGCTGAAGAATATGCTGCTGGGCCTCGATATCGTTTGGCTGGAAGCCGAATGCTCGCGGTATGAATTCTTCGCCGACGTGGTCAGCCAGACCAAGCCCGACATCGGCATCGTCTGCATCGACAGCAATCCCGAAAAGGGTCTGAAGCTCGTCGAAACGCTCCGCGACACTTCGTCGGAGTGTGCGATCCTCGTCGTCAGCGCTTCGAATGACGGCCAGGTGATTCTGCGAGCCGTTCGCGCCGGTGCCAAAGAATTTCTCACCGCCCCAGTCGGTGTGGAAGATCTAGTTGGCGCCGTCGATCGCATTAGCGTTCAAAAATTCGGCGGCGGCAGCGGCGGCACTCGTAGCTGCCAGGTCATCGCTGTGGCTGGAGCTACCGGCGGCGTCGGCACGACCTCGGCGGCGGTCAATCTGGCCTGTGTTCTGGCCGCTGAACCGCGCAACCAAGTGGTGCTCGTCGATCTCGACATGGCCCTCGGCGATGCCGATGTGTTCCTCGACGCCATTCCCGATTACACACTCGTCGACGTCGCGCAAAATATTTCGCGGCTCGACTTCTCGCTCCTCAAGCGGTCGCTCACCAAGCACGCTTCAGGGTTGTATCTGCTGCCGCGCCCGGTGCAGCTGCAAGATTCCTCGCACGTAACGCCCGACGATTTGACGCGCGTGCTGGGTCTGCTCAAGGCGACATTCACGCACCTGATCATCGACCTGTCGAAGAGCTATAGCGAACTCGACTTCGTCGCGCTCAAGAGTGCCAAAGATATTCTGCTGATCACGCAGCTCGACCTCCCTTGCCTTCGCAACGTCGTTCGACTGATGATGTCGTTCGGCGAAACGGACGGTTTGAAGGACAAGGTCAAGATCGTCGTCAACCGCGTCGGTCTCGGCAGTGGCGAAATCAGCTTGAAGAAGGCCCAAGAAACCATGGGCCGAGAAATCTTTTGGCAGCTGCCAAACGACTATCGCACGATGGTCGAAGTTCGCAACAACGGCGTGCCGTTGATCGAACAGGCGCCGAAAGCTGCCATCACGCAGGCCTTCATCACCTTGGCTGACGCTCTCAGCAAGAGTGACGAAAAGGCCAAAGAACCCGACGCCGCCGCGGCTGGCGCCGGAGCCAAGAAGGCCGGCAGCTGGCTGGGCTTCCTCAAGGGTAAGTAG
- a CDS encoding PepSY-associated TM helix domain-containing protein — MTPNIVPTPTKPKTWPDYRAVWRWHFYASLFCIPFVIILSITGGIYLFKPQIEAWNERAYDDLQITGEAKPAAEQIQAALAAVPNSTLREYELPQSPKSAARVIVRDKQGAAIRCYVHPSTLEVLRTFPDNDRFSRTIFRIHGELLMGDRGSMIVELAASWTIIMILTGLYLWWPRNAGFAGMLYPRLTSGKKIFWRDIHAVTGIWLSGFTLFLLISGLPWAKSWGNYLKAARRLTNTAVAQQDWSNSSDTTAKKKSAGGDSGGHGDHGGGGGGRNRGPGKQLTADQLSAVDRIIPVVQPLGLAHPITIAPPSGESKNWAVKSMTANRPWRENIAINPDTGTVVSRDGFRQKHWIDRAVAIGIAAHEGALFGWPNQLLGLLTVLGLLLICFSGVVLWWRRRDQGVLGAPPAILSPRVSFSLLAIVVALGIYLPLFGTSLIVVLLFEWLLLRRIPPVRKWLGLPAPRIAIGSAAAAFLAVCLLGCGGPKPVTGGTAGVLRSGEQTLAEMQVTIYDMQSGAPQAIGFAVTGGDGSFQLVTNEARAALQLPAGAYRWTLESAGSPIRVPPTLTKPETTTLQLMWGASGTPLLLEVPYRLTP, encoded by the coding sequence ATGACTCCCAACATCGTCCCCACTCCCACCAAACCCAAAACCTGGCCCGATTACCGCGCCGTTTGGCGCTGGCATTTTTACGCAAGCCTGTTTTGCATTCCGTTCGTCATCATCCTCTCGATCACCGGCGGCATTTATCTCTTCAAGCCGCAGATCGAAGCCTGGAACGAACGTGCCTACGACGATCTGCAAATCACTGGCGAGGCGAAACCCGCGGCCGAACAAATCCAAGCCGCGCTCGCTGCTGTGCCCAATAGCACGCTGCGCGAATACGAATTGCCGCAGTCGCCGAAGAGTGCCGCGCGGGTAATTGTTCGCGACAAACAAGGAGCCGCGATTCGCTGCTATGTGCATCCGAGCACGCTCGAGGTCTTGCGCACCTTTCCCGACAACGACCGCTTCAGCCGAACCATCTTTCGGATCCACGGCGAACTGCTGATGGGGGACCGCGGTTCGATGATTGTCGAGCTCGCCGCATCGTGGACGATCATCATGATCCTCACAGGCTTGTATTTGTGGTGGCCGCGCAACGCCGGTTTCGCCGGCATGCTTTATCCGCGACTCACCAGCGGCAAGAAGATTTTCTGGCGCGATATCCACGCCGTGACCGGCATCTGGCTGTCGGGCTTCACGCTGTTTCTGCTCATCAGCGGTTTGCCCTGGGCGAAGTCGTGGGGAAATTATTTGAAAGCGGCGAGGCGATTGACGAACACCGCCGTCGCGCAACAAGACTGGAGCAACTCGAGCGACACGACCGCGAAAAAGAAATCTGCCGGCGGCGACTCTGGTGGACATGGCGATCATGGCGGCGGCGGAGGAGGGCGGAATCGCGGGCCCGGAAAGCAACTCACTGCCGATCAACTATCGGCCGTTGATCGCATCATTCCGGTCGTGCAACCGCTGGGGCTCGCGCATCCGATCACCATTGCGCCGCCGAGTGGTGAATCGAAAAACTGGGCCGTGAAATCGATGACGGCCAATCGGCCGTGGCGGGAGAATATCGCCATCAATCCTGACACAGGAACGGTGGTCAGCCGCGATGGCTTTCGGCAAAAGCATTGGATCGACAGAGCCGTGGCGATCGGCATTGCTGCGCACGAAGGCGCGCTATTCGGTTGGCCGAATCAATTGCTCGGCTTGCTGACGGTGCTCGGTCTGCTGCTGATTTGTTTCAGCGGCGTGGTCCTGTGGTGGCGACGACGCGACCAAGGCGTGCTCGGTGCACCACCAGCGATTCTTAGTCCGCGCGTCTCGTTCAGTCTGTTGGCGATCGTCGTTGCGCTCGGCATTTACCTGCCGCTGTTCGGCACGTCGCTGATTGTCGTGCTGCTGTTCGAATGGTTGCTTCTACGGCGGATTCCGCCGGTTCGCAAATGGCTCGGTTTGCCAGCGCCGCGCATCGCCATCGGCAGCGCGGCTGCGGCGTTCCTGGCGGTTTGTTTGCTGGGTTGCGGCGGACCAAAGCCGGTGACGGGCGGCACGGCGGGAGTGTTGCGGTCAGGTGAGCAAACGCTCGCGGAAATGCAGGTCACGATTTACGACATGCAATCGGGCGCGCCGCAGGCAATTGGGTTTGCAGTGACGGGTGGCGACGGTTCGTTTCAACTCGTGACGAATGAAGCTCGGGCCGCGTTGCAGTTGCCGGCGGGGGCTTATCGCTGGACGTTGGAATCAGCGGGTTCGCCGATTCGTGTGCCGCCTACGCTGACGAAGCCGGAGACGACGACGCTGCAATTGATGTGGGGAGCGAGCGGCACGCCGCTGCTGCTTGAAGTACCGTATCGGCTCACGCCGTAA
- a CDS encoding DUF1559 domain-containing protein encodes MFHPHQRQRAFTLVELLVVIAIIGILVALLLPAVQAAREAARRAQCTNQIKQWALAAHNYHDTFNAFAMTNAQNYQPNVQGFSPQARILPFIEQSNLQAQFDFSQPAFTGPFNALVPNPLFAAAFATQIKVALCPSDPAPIMNTGAGGSQYSGINYMVSMGSGSGAKYDLRWRTDGFVFENSGVRFSDITDGSSNTVLMSETVRSVGPDFTLPAGQLPKAPYQATLNGSTGVNSALQATQGLAGTGSGWTNGSSGVIENPNLASIWPQMTNWRGAASAALRGRGTSWAHSGAMSTLTNGYTPPNSPIPDVVTHFTGFFAPRSYHAGGAVAAMGDGSVRLLPNGIDTLVHRALHSGDGGEASQLQ; translated from the coding sequence ATGTTTCACCCGCATCAGCGGCAGCGTGCCTTCACGCTTGTCGAGTTGCTGGTGGTGATTGCGATTATCGGCATCCTCGTGGCGCTGTTGCTTCCTGCCGTGCAAGCGGCCCGCGAAGCAGCCCGCCGAGCGCAGTGCACCAACCAGATCAAACAATGGGCCCTCGCGGCTCATAATTATCACGATACGTTCAACGCCTTCGCGATGACGAATGCGCAGAACTATCAGCCCAACGTGCAAGGCTTTTCGCCGCAGGCTCGCATCCTGCCGTTCATCGAGCAGTCGAACTTGCAGGCCCAGTTCGATTTTTCACAGCCGGCGTTTACCGGGCCGTTTAATGCGCTCGTGCCGAACCCGCTGTTTGCGGCGGCGTTTGCCACGCAGATTAAAGTGGCCCTCTGCCCGAGCGATCCCGCGCCGATCATGAATACCGGCGCCGGCGGTTCGCAGTACTCCGGCATCAACTACATGGTGAGCATGGGAAGCGGCAGCGGAGCCAAATACGATCTGCGCTGGCGGACCGATGGCTTTGTGTTTGAAAACTCCGGCGTGCGGTTCAGCGACATCACCGATGGTTCGTCGAACACGGTGCTGATGAGCGAAACGGTCCGCAGCGTCGGTCCCGATTTCACACTACCGGCAGGCCAACTGCCGAAGGCGCCCTATCAAGCCACGCTCAATGGCTCGACGGGTGTAAACTCGGCGTTGCAAGCGACGCAAGGGCTCGCCGGCACGGGGAGCGGTTGGACGAATGGCTCGAGTGGTGTGATTGAAAACCCGAACCTGGCGAGCATCTGGCCGCAGATGACCAACTGGCGCGGCGCTGCGAGCGCTGCTCTGCGCGGCCGTGGCACATCGTGGGCACACTCAGGCGCGATGAGCACGCTCACCAACGGCTACACGCCGCCAAATAGTCCGATCCCGGATGTGGTGACTCACTTCACGGGCTTCTTCGCGCCGCGGAGCTATCACGCCGGCGGCGCGGTTGCCGCCATGGGCGACGGCAGCGTTCGCCTCCTTCCCAATGGCATCGACACCCTCGTTCACCGTGCCTTGCACAGTGGCGATGGTGGCGAGGCTTCTCAACTTCAGTAG